The following are encoded together in the Novosphingobium sp. 9U genome:
- a CDS encoding family 1 glycosylhydrolase — protein QEQAPSLFARFCGRAAKHLASGIGYALTLNEPNLIGMLPMLLPKDSGARLLAEDKLMSQAVAKSMNVPLYLSGNGLFLPDAAVVQANLIAGHKAAREAMKAARPDLPVGVSLAMNDDQAVGAASMRDSIRARLYDPWLEAARADDFIGVQNYWRAVWDASHRLPAPPGVVTDENGSELYAPSLANAARYAHSKCGVPVVVTEHGCNVLDDAKRAKFIPAALAELRKAMDEGLPVRGYTHWSLIDNYEWFFGYKPRYGLHSLDRTTFARTPKPSAAVLGDIARRNSL, from the coding sequence ATCAGGAACAGGCGCCGTCCCTGTTCGCGCGGTTCTGCGGCCGCGCCGCCAAGCACCTCGCAAGCGGCATCGGCTACGCGCTCACCCTGAACGAGCCCAATCTCATCGGCATGTTGCCGATGCTGCTTCCCAAGGACAGTGGCGCGCGGCTGCTCGCCGAGGACAAGCTGATGTCGCAAGCCGTCGCCAAGTCGATGAACGTGCCTCTGTACCTGTCGGGCAACGGGCTGTTCCTGCCTGACGCAGCCGTCGTTCAAGCAAATCTGATTGCCGGACACAAGGCCGCGCGCGAGGCGATGAAAGCCGCGCGTCCGGACCTGCCGGTCGGTGTCAGCCTCGCGATGAACGACGACCAGGCCGTGGGTGCCGCCAGCATGCGCGACAGCATTCGCGCACGGCTCTATGATCCCTGGCTAGAGGCCGCGCGTGCCGACGATTTCATCGGCGTCCAGAACTATTGGCGCGCGGTGTGGGACGCGAGCCATCGCCTGCCCGCGCCACCGGGGGTCGTGACCGACGAGAACGGGTCGGAGCTTTACGCACCGTCTCTAGCGAACGCGGCCCGCTACGCCCATTCGAAGTGCGGAGTTCCGGTGGTCGTCACCGAGCATGGTTGCAACGTCCTCGACGATGCGAAGCGCGCGAAGTTCATCCCTGCTGCCCTTGCCGAATTGCGCAAGGCCATGGACGAGGGCCTGCCGGTGCGCGGCTACACGCACTGGTCGCTGATCGACAACTACGAGTGGTTCTTCGGTTACAAGCCGCGCTACGGCCTCCACTCGCTCGACCGGACGACATTCGCCCGCACGCCAAAGCCGAGCGCAGCGGTGCTGGGCGACATCGCCCGTCGCAACTCGCTCTAG